The segment AATGCACATAGACGCCGAAACCGGGTTCGCCGGTATCCGGTAGCAATTGCGCCCCGCGCATCAGGTCCTGGGTATCTACGATTTCCACGGGGTTAGCTTATGCCTCCAGGCAGGTTTCGACAAAGGTCTTGAAGGCGCGGGCGCGATGCGAGAGAGCCTGCTGATCGCCATGCTTCCAGCCATGCTTTTGTCCGGCGCTCATCTCGCCGAAGGTGGTGTCATACCCCTCGGGCTGGAAGACCGGATCGTAGCCGAAGCCCTGGGTGCCGCGCGGCGGCCAGACGACGGTGCCCTCGACTTCGCCGCGGAAAAACTCGGTATGCCCGTCCGGCCAGGCAAGGCAGAGAACACTGACGAAACGCGCCGTGCGGCTCTCCGGCGAGGTGGCGCCGGCCTTTTCCAACGCAGTCTCGACCTTCTGCATTGCCATTGCGAAGTCGCGCGTACCGTCAGGCTTTTCCGCCCAATTGGCCGTATAGACGCCGGGATCGCCGCCAAGCGCATCGATCACCAGGCCGGAATCGTCCGATAGCGCTGGCAGACCGGAGGCATGCGCAGACGCGAGCGCCTTGATCGCGGCATTTTCCTCAAAAGTCGTGCCGGTCTCGTCCGGCTCGATGAAATTGAGATCGGCGGCAGACTTGGCAGCAAAACCGAGTGGGCCGATCAGGTCTCGAATTTCCTGGATCTTGCCGGCATTGTGGCTGGCGACGACGATGGTCTTGGTATCGAGCTTGCGCATATCCTGTCCTGTCAGATGCCCCAGATGCTGGTTTCGGCGCATTCCAGGCTGTTGCCGGCCGGGTCGCGGAAATAGATCGAGCGGCCGCCACTCGGCCAGTGAAAATCGGCTTCGATATCGACCCCGGCAGCCTTCAGCTTTTGCGCCATGGCTTCGATGTCGTTGCCGCTGACACGGAAGCAGACGTGACCATGGCCTTTCGTACCATGCGGCGGCACGGGCAGGGCGCCCGGTTCATGCGGCTTGACGGTTTCCGCGCTATTGAAGATCAGCAGCACGCCCGGCCCGCAGCGATAGAAAACATGGCGGTTGCCGCCGCGCGAGATCTTCTGCAGTCCGAGAATGCCGCCATAGAAAGCCTCAGCCGCATCGAGATCGTCCGCATAAAGCGCGGTTTCGAGGATACTTTCGATATGGGGCTGGGTCATGACCTTCTCCCCTCGGGGAGCTGCCAAACAGCCTTACGGTGCAACGCCTCCTCAACCCGCGCTATGCGCGGCCTTCTCCCCGTTGGGGCGAAGGTGTATCCGCCGCGTCTCCTGTCCCGACCGCCATCATCGCCAGGAGAAGTTTTGAGAGCGGATATAGAAGCAAGCCGCACGATGC is part of the Rhizobium sp. CB3090 genome and harbors:
- the rdgB gene encoding RdgB/HAM1 family non-canonical purine NTP pyrophosphatase — its product is MRKLDTKTIVVASHNAGKIQEIRDLIGPLGFAAKSAADLNFIEPDETGTTFEENAAIKALASAHASGLPALSDDSGLVIDALGGDPGVYTANWAEKPDGTRDFAMAMQKVETALEKAGATSPESRTARFVSVLCLAWPDGHTEFFRGEVEGTVVWPPRGTQGFGYDPVFQPEGYDTTFGEMSAGQKHGWKHGDQQALSHRARAFKTFVETCLEA
- a CDS encoding VOC family protein, which encodes MTQPHIESILETALYADDLDAAEAFYGGILGLQKISRGGNRHVFYRCGPGVLLIFNSAETVKPHEPGALPVPPHGTKGHGHVCFRVSGNDIEAMAQKLKAAGVDIEADFHWPSGGRSIYFRDPAGNSLECAETSIWGI